A part of Microbacterium atlanticum genomic DNA contains:
- a CDS encoding Gfo/Idh/MocA family protein codes for MIGYGFMGAAHSQGWRVAPRFFDLPLSPSMDVVVGRDQAGVAAAADKWGWRESATDWREVIGRDDIDLVDIVTPGDTHAEIAIAALEAGKHVLCEKPLANTVAEAEAMTEAAERASARGIRSMVGFTYRRVPAATFARDLVAAGRIGEVRQVRAEYLQDWLMDAEAPLTWRLQKERAGSGSLGDIGAHAIDLTEYITGQRVETVSGILETIVSERPLLGEGVGLSGTARQERGAVTVDDLALFTGRLSSGALASFEATRFRTGRKNALRVEVAGSLGAVSFDLENMNELGFYDATLPDTEQGFRRILVTEHDHPYLAPWWPTGHMLGYEHGFSHQVADLVQAIAAGTQPEPSFADGLHIQRVLEAVERSSGNGSAWTPTGS; via the coding sequence ATGATCGGCTACGGCTTCATGGGGGCCGCGCACTCGCAGGGATGGCGCGTCGCCCCGCGATTCTTCGATCTGCCCCTGTCGCCGTCCATGGACGTCGTCGTCGGCCGCGATCAGGCGGGGGTGGCCGCCGCCGCGGACAAGTGGGGGTGGCGCGAGAGCGCGACCGACTGGCGCGAGGTGATCGGCCGCGACGACATCGATCTGGTCGACATCGTCACGCCGGGCGACACGCACGCCGAGATCGCGATCGCCGCCCTCGAGGCCGGCAAGCACGTCCTGTGCGAGAAGCCGCTGGCCAACACCGTGGCCGAGGCCGAGGCGATGACCGAGGCTGCCGAGCGGGCGTCGGCCCGCGGCATCCGCTCGATGGTGGGCTTCACCTACCGTCGCGTGCCGGCGGCGACGTTCGCCCGCGACCTCGTCGCCGCCGGCCGGATCGGCGAGGTCCGCCAGGTGCGCGCGGAATACCTGCAGGACTGGCTGATGGACGCCGAGGCGCCGCTGACGTGGCGCCTGCAGAAGGAGCGCGCGGGATCCGGATCACTGGGCGACATCGGCGCGCACGCGATCGATCTGACCGAGTACATCACGGGGCAGCGCGTCGAGACGGTCTCGGGCATCCTCGAGACGATCGTGAGCGAGCGGCCGCTGCTCGGCGAGGGGGTCGGGCTGTCGGGCACGGCGCGGCAGGAGCGCGGCGCGGTCACCGTGGACGACCTGGCGCTGTTCACCGGCCGCCTTTCGTCCGGCGCGCTGGCGTCGTTCGAGGCCACGCGTTTCCGCACCGGCCGCAAGAACGCGCTGCGCGTCGAGGTGGCCGGGTCGCTCGGCGCCGTCTCGTTCGACCTCGAGAACATGAACGAGCTCGGCTTCTACGACGCGACCCTTCCCGACACCGAGCAGGGGTTCCGCCGGATCCTCGTGACGGAGCACGATCATCCCTACCTGGCGCCGTGGTGGCCGACCGGGCACATGCTGGGCTACGAGCACGGCTTCAGCCACCAGGTCGCCGACCTCGTCCAGGCGATCGCCGCCGGCACGCAGCCCGAGCCGTCGTTCGCGGACGGCCTGCACATCCAGCGCGTCCTCGAGGCGGTCGAGCGCAGCTCCGGCAACGGCAGCGCCTGGACGCCCACCGGCAGCTGA